One genomic window of Octopus bimaculoides isolate UCB-OBI-ISO-001 chromosome 2, ASM119413v2, whole genome shotgun sequence includes the following:
- the LOC106873535 gene encoding uncharacterized protein LOC106873535 isoform X5 gives MVGKRRRQSTIPMVKQEANAILEEFLKRHQESLTSITPMNSVYQKVSELEVFEEKPNFKRRASYRKASQESILSDDSFHSMTKTEITYENTAPLASDEECSSSIESPSSAPGFLCNSSKLRHSSSNSSSSSSDNDSRVRRKKSLFKRAKERLRMSFNISRKFKKIQAEKEANNDNVFIKKKDKKTKKKVKTKDKVLKEVTTYTRTHIRQSSTISDIPCQKTEITLREGEIWESKKIKEKNGESRHIESHLSIKESSDNSSSKGLPSSLNKLKSLHRNGKKTLSLGRKESTEQKDIIQNIHRRTASEGNDKAIHVIKEESKDNKDSTTTNVLNEIIALENETGNDYPLIETSAPRKNLHLNINPVFTSDLPDRGNFEFKAEHVEKVTTVCTPDGLTQRRSSVEHYEHLSDCDNTEVNNDRELDEIDGAVGGVMSSEPSDEQSKTDMFKRVADKLMTLADTQTSASDSEGACARPRPIDGIQSPELSDLEKELVEYILSIKTSSQFPSEAVIDILKQLTYQNFKETFEAYSKDKSGLQEVAALFFLSKAAINLVGPFRAMASQIKELTLRYFEDKCAAFIVEKGGWDSVLEDTDEEPKGE, from the exons ATGGTTGGGAAAAGGCGTAGGCAGTCAACCATTCCTATGGTTAAACAAGAAGCTAATGCTATCTTGGAAGAGTTCTTGAAGAGGCATCAAGAAAGCCTCACATCTATAACTCCAATGAACTCAGTTTACCAAAAAGTTTCAGAACTCGAAGTCTTTGAGGAGAAACCAAATTTCAAGCGCCGAGCCAGTTACAGAAAAGCATCACAAGAATCCATTTTAAGTGATGACAGTTTCCATTCAAtgacaaaaactgaaattacTTATGAAAATACTGCTCCTCTTGCAAGCGATGAGGAATGTAGTTCGAGTATTGAGTCACCATCGTCGGCTCCTGGCTTTCTTTGTAATTCTTCTAAACTTCGGCATTCCTCAAGTAATTCATCGTCGTCTAGCTCTGATAATGACTCGAGAGTACGTCGTAAGAAGAGCTTGTTTAAACGGGCGAAAGAACGACTGAGAATGTCGTTCAACATATCGAGAAAGTTTAAAAAGATTCAAGCTGAAAAGGAGGCGAACAATGACAATGTTTTCataaagaagaaagataagaaaacaaagaagaaggtgaagacaaAAGATAAAGTACTGAAGGAAGTGACAACCTATACAAGGACGCACATTCGTCAATCGTCTACAATATCAGATATTCCTTGCCAAAAAACTGAGATTACCCTTCGTGAAGGGGAGATCTGGgagtcaaagaaaataaaagagaagaatggTGAGTCACGTCATATTGAATCCCATCTTAGCATTAAGGAAAGTTCAGACAATTCAAGCTCGAAAGGACTGCCATCATCTCTTAATAAATTAAAATCCCTTCACAGAAATGGGAAGAAAACGCTCTCTCTTGGGAGAAAAG AAAGCACTGAGCAGAAGGATATTATTCAAAACATCCATCGCCGAACAGCATCTGAAGGCAATGATAAAGCTATACATGTAATCAAAGAAGAAAGTAAGGATAATAAAGATAGCACTACCACAAATGTTCTCAATGAGATTATAGCATTAGAAAATGAAACTGGGAACGACTATCCACTTATTGAGACTTCGGCTCCACGAAAAAATTTGCATCTGAACATTAATCCAGTTTTTACCAGTGATCTTCCAGATCGaggaaattttgaatttaaggCTGAACACGTTGAGAAAGTAACGACTGTTTGTACACCAGATGGTCTGACTCAACGCAGATCATCTGTTGAGCATTATGAGCATCTCAGTGACTGTGATAATACTGAAGTTAATAATG ATAGAGAACTTGATGAAATTGATGGTGCTGTCGGTGGAGTTATGTCTTCTGAACCTAGCGATGAGCAATCGAAAACTGATATGTTTAAACGAGTGGCTGATAAACTGATGACTCTCGCTGATACACAGACATCAGCATCTGATTCAGAAGGTGCTTGTGCTAGACCACGTCCAATTGATGGAATCCAAT CACCAGAACTGAGTGACTTAGAGAAAGAACTTGTGGAGTACATTCTTTCTATAAAAACCTCT AGTCAGTTCCCAAGTGAAGCTGTCATAGACATACTTAAACAACTTACCTATCAGAATTTCAAAGAGACTTTTGAAGCATACTCTAAAGACAAGAGTGGATTACAAGAGGTGGCAgctctcttcttcctttccaaGGCAGCTATCAACCTTGTTGGACCTTTTCGTGCAATGGCTTCCCAGATAAAAGAACTAACTCTGCGATACTTTGAGGATAAGTGTGCAGCATTCATTGTGGAGAAAGGTGGTTGG GATTCAGTTCTCGAAGACACAGATGAAGAACCTAAAGGAGAGTGA
- the LOC106873535 gene encoding uncharacterized protein LOC106873535 isoform X4 — MSSNSSESDSKMVGKRRRQSTIPMVKQEANAILEEFLKRHQESLTSITPMNSVYQKVSELEVFEEKPNFKRRASYRKASQESILSDDSFHSMTKTEITYENTAPLASDEECSSSIESPSSAPGFLCNSSKLRHSSSNSSSSSSDNDSRVRRKKSLFKRAKERLRMSFNISRKFKKIQAEKEANNDNVFIKKKDKKTKKKVKTKDKVLKEVTTYTRTHIRQSSTISDIPCQKTEITLREGEIWESKKIKEKNGESRHIESHLSIKESSDNSSSKGLPSSLNKLKSLHRNGKKTLSLGRKESTEQKDIIQNIHRRTASEGNDKAIHVIKEESKDNKDSTTTNVLNEIIALENETGNDYPLIETSAPRKNLHLNINPVFTSDLPDRGNFEFKAEHVEKVTTVCTPDGLTQRRSSVEHYEHLSDCDNTEVNNDRELDEIDGAVGGVMSSEPSDEQSKTDMFKRVADKLMTLADTQTSASDSEGACARPRPIDGIQSPELSDLEKELVEYILSIKTSSQFPSEAVIDILKQLTYQNFKETFEAYSKDKSGLQEVAALFFLSKAAINLVGPFRAMASQIKELTLRYFEDKCAAFIVEKGGWDSVLEDTDEEPKGE; from the exons atgagttcaaattccagtgaaagCGA ctCCAAGATGGTTGGGAAAAGGCGTAGGCAGTCAACCATTCCTATGGTTAAACAAGAAGCTAATGCTATCTTGGAAGAGTTCTTGAAGAGGCATCAAGAAAGCCTCACATCTATAACTCCAATGAACTCAGTTTACCAAAAAGTTTCAGAACTCGAAGTCTTTGAGGAGAAACCAAATTTCAAGCGCCGAGCCAGTTACAGAAAAGCATCACAAGAATCCATTTTAAGTGATGACAGTTTCCATTCAAtgacaaaaactgaaattacTTATGAAAATACTGCTCCTCTTGCAAGCGATGAGGAATGTAGTTCGAGTATTGAGTCACCATCGTCGGCTCCTGGCTTTCTTTGTAATTCTTCTAAACTTCGGCATTCCTCAAGTAATTCATCGTCGTCTAGCTCTGATAATGACTCGAGAGTACGTCGTAAGAAGAGCTTGTTTAAACGGGCGAAAGAACGACTGAGAATGTCGTTCAACATATCGAGAAAGTTTAAAAAGATTCAAGCTGAAAAGGAGGCGAACAATGACAATGTTTTCataaagaagaaagataagaaaacaaagaagaaggtgaagacaaAAGATAAAGTACTGAAGGAAGTGACAACCTATACAAGGACGCACATTCGTCAATCGTCTACAATATCAGATATTCCTTGCCAAAAAACTGAGATTACCCTTCGTGAAGGGGAGATCTGGgagtcaaagaaaataaaagagaagaatggTGAGTCACGTCATATTGAATCCCATCTTAGCATTAAGGAAAGTTCAGACAATTCAAGCTCGAAAGGACTGCCATCATCTCTTAATAAATTAAAATCCCTTCACAGAAATGGGAAGAAAACGCTCTCTCTTGGGAGAAAAG AAAGCACTGAGCAGAAGGATATTATTCAAAACATCCATCGCCGAACAGCATCTGAAGGCAATGATAAAGCTATACATGTAATCAAAGAAGAAAGTAAGGATAATAAAGATAGCACTACCACAAATGTTCTCAATGAGATTATAGCATTAGAAAATGAAACTGGGAACGACTATCCACTTATTGAGACTTCGGCTCCACGAAAAAATTTGCATCTGAACATTAATCCAGTTTTTACCAGTGATCTTCCAGATCGaggaaattttgaatttaaggCTGAACACGTTGAGAAAGTAACGACTGTTTGTACACCAGATGGTCTGACTCAACGCAGATCATCTGTTGAGCATTATGAGCATCTCAGTGACTGTGATAATACTGAAGTTAATAATG ATAGAGAACTTGATGAAATTGATGGTGCTGTCGGTGGAGTTATGTCTTCTGAACCTAGCGATGAGCAATCGAAAACTGATATGTTTAAACGAGTGGCTGATAAACTGATGACTCTCGCTGATACACAGACATCAGCATCTGATTCAGAAGGTGCTTGTGCTAGACCACGTCCAATTGATGGAATCCAAT CACCAGAACTGAGTGACTTAGAGAAAGAACTTGTGGAGTACATTCTTTCTATAAAAACCTCT AGTCAGTTCCCAAGTGAAGCTGTCATAGACATACTTAAACAACTTACCTATCAGAATTTCAAAGAGACTTTTGAAGCATACTCTAAAGACAAGAGTGGATTACAAGAGGTGGCAgctctcttcttcctttccaaGGCAGCTATCAACCTTGTTGGACCTTTTCGTGCAATGGCTTCCCAGATAAAAGAACTAACTCTGCGATACTTTGAGGATAAGTGTGCAGCATTCATTGTGGAGAAAGGTGGTTGG GATTCAGTTCTCGAAGACACAGATGAAGAACCTAAAGGAGAGTGA
- the LOC106873535 gene encoding uncharacterized protein LOC106873535 isoform X1, with translation MTLKERSSTFRASSKMVGKRRRQSTIPMVKQEANAILEEFLKRHQESLTSITPMNSVYQKVSELEVFEEKPNFKRRASYRKASQESILSDDSFHSMTKTEITYENTAPLASDEECSSSIESPSSAPGFLCNSSKLRHSSSNSSSSSSDNDSRVRRKKSLFKRAKERLRMSFNISRKFKKIQAEKEANNDNVFIKKKDKKTKKKVKTKDKVLKEVTTYTRTHIRQSSTISDIPCQKTEITLREGEIWESKKIKEKNGESRHIESHLSIKESSDNSSSKGLPSSLNKLKSLHRNGKKTLSLGRKESTEQKDIIQNIHRRTASEGNDKAIHVIKEESKDNKDSTTTNVLNEIIALENETGNDYPLIETSAPRKNLHLNINPVFTSDLPDRGNFEFKAEHVEKVTTVCTPDGLTQRRSSVEHYEHLSDCDNTEVNNDRELDEIDGAVGGVMSSEPSDEQSKTDMFKRVADKLMTLADTQTSASDSEGACARPRPIDGIQSPELSDLEKELVEYILSIKTSSQFPSEAVIDILKQLTYQNFKETFEAYSKDKSGLQEVAALFFLSKAAINLVGPFRAMASQIKELTLRYFEDKCAAFIVEKGGWDSVLEDTDEEPKGE, from the exons ctCCAAGATGGTTGGGAAAAGGCGTAGGCAGTCAACCATTCCTATGGTTAAACAAGAAGCTAATGCTATCTTGGAAGAGTTCTTGAAGAGGCATCAAGAAAGCCTCACATCTATAACTCCAATGAACTCAGTTTACCAAAAAGTTTCAGAACTCGAAGTCTTTGAGGAGAAACCAAATTTCAAGCGCCGAGCCAGTTACAGAAAAGCATCACAAGAATCCATTTTAAGTGATGACAGTTTCCATTCAAtgacaaaaactgaaattacTTATGAAAATACTGCTCCTCTTGCAAGCGATGAGGAATGTAGTTCGAGTATTGAGTCACCATCGTCGGCTCCTGGCTTTCTTTGTAATTCTTCTAAACTTCGGCATTCCTCAAGTAATTCATCGTCGTCTAGCTCTGATAATGACTCGAGAGTACGTCGTAAGAAGAGCTTGTTTAAACGGGCGAAAGAACGACTGAGAATGTCGTTCAACATATCGAGAAAGTTTAAAAAGATTCAAGCTGAAAAGGAGGCGAACAATGACAATGTTTTCataaagaagaaagataagaaaacaaagaagaaggtgaagacaaAAGATAAAGTACTGAAGGAAGTGACAACCTATACAAGGACGCACATTCGTCAATCGTCTACAATATCAGATATTCCTTGCCAAAAAACTGAGATTACCCTTCGTGAAGGGGAGATCTGGgagtcaaagaaaataaaagagaagaatggTGAGTCACGTCATATTGAATCCCATCTTAGCATTAAGGAAAGTTCAGACAATTCAAGCTCGAAAGGACTGCCATCATCTCTTAATAAATTAAAATCCCTTCACAGAAATGGGAAGAAAACGCTCTCTCTTGGGAGAAAAG AAAGCACTGAGCAGAAGGATATTATTCAAAACATCCATCGCCGAACAGCATCTGAAGGCAATGATAAAGCTATACATGTAATCAAAGAAGAAAGTAAGGATAATAAAGATAGCACTACCACAAATGTTCTCAATGAGATTATAGCATTAGAAAATGAAACTGGGAACGACTATCCACTTATTGAGACTTCGGCTCCACGAAAAAATTTGCATCTGAACATTAATCCAGTTTTTACCAGTGATCTTCCAGATCGaggaaattttgaatttaaggCTGAACACGTTGAGAAAGTAACGACTGTTTGTACACCAGATGGTCTGACTCAACGCAGATCATCTGTTGAGCATTATGAGCATCTCAGTGACTGTGATAATACTGAAGTTAATAATG ATAGAGAACTTGATGAAATTGATGGTGCTGTCGGTGGAGTTATGTCTTCTGAACCTAGCGATGAGCAATCGAAAACTGATATGTTTAAACGAGTGGCTGATAAACTGATGACTCTCGCTGATACACAGACATCAGCATCTGATTCAGAAGGTGCTTGTGCTAGACCACGTCCAATTGATGGAATCCAAT CACCAGAACTGAGTGACTTAGAGAAAGAACTTGTGGAGTACATTCTTTCTATAAAAACCTCT AGTCAGTTCCCAAGTGAAGCTGTCATAGACATACTTAAACAACTTACCTATCAGAATTTCAAAGAGACTTTTGAAGCATACTCTAAAGACAAGAGTGGATTACAAGAGGTGGCAgctctcttcttcctttccaaGGCAGCTATCAACCTTGTTGGACCTTTTCGTGCAATGGCTTCCCAGATAAAAGAACTAACTCTGCGATACTTTGAGGATAAGTGTGCAGCATTCATTGTGGAGAAAGGTGGTTGG GATTCAGTTCTCGAAGACACAGATGAAGAACCTAAAGGAGAGTGA
- the LOC106873535 gene encoding uncharacterized protein LOC106873535 isoform X2: MKGDSFRFGKIFSKMVGKRRRQSTIPMVKQEANAILEEFLKRHQESLTSITPMNSVYQKVSELEVFEEKPNFKRRASYRKASQESILSDDSFHSMTKTEITYENTAPLASDEECSSSIESPSSAPGFLCNSSKLRHSSSNSSSSSSDNDSRVRRKKSLFKRAKERLRMSFNISRKFKKIQAEKEANNDNVFIKKKDKKTKKKVKTKDKVLKEVTTYTRTHIRQSSTISDIPCQKTEITLREGEIWESKKIKEKNGESRHIESHLSIKESSDNSSSKGLPSSLNKLKSLHRNGKKTLSLGRKESTEQKDIIQNIHRRTASEGNDKAIHVIKEESKDNKDSTTTNVLNEIIALENETGNDYPLIETSAPRKNLHLNINPVFTSDLPDRGNFEFKAEHVEKVTTVCTPDGLTQRRSSVEHYEHLSDCDNTEVNNDRELDEIDGAVGGVMSSEPSDEQSKTDMFKRVADKLMTLADTQTSASDSEGACARPRPIDGIQSPELSDLEKELVEYILSIKTSSQFPSEAVIDILKQLTYQNFKETFEAYSKDKSGLQEVAALFFLSKAAINLVGPFRAMASQIKELTLRYFEDKCAAFIVEKGGWDSVLEDTDEEPKGE, from the exons ATGAAAGGCGATAGCTTTAGATTTGGTAaaatttt ctCCAAGATGGTTGGGAAAAGGCGTAGGCAGTCAACCATTCCTATGGTTAAACAAGAAGCTAATGCTATCTTGGAAGAGTTCTTGAAGAGGCATCAAGAAAGCCTCACATCTATAACTCCAATGAACTCAGTTTACCAAAAAGTTTCAGAACTCGAAGTCTTTGAGGAGAAACCAAATTTCAAGCGCCGAGCCAGTTACAGAAAAGCATCACAAGAATCCATTTTAAGTGATGACAGTTTCCATTCAAtgacaaaaactgaaattacTTATGAAAATACTGCTCCTCTTGCAAGCGATGAGGAATGTAGTTCGAGTATTGAGTCACCATCGTCGGCTCCTGGCTTTCTTTGTAATTCTTCTAAACTTCGGCATTCCTCAAGTAATTCATCGTCGTCTAGCTCTGATAATGACTCGAGAGTACGTCGTAAGAAGAGCTTGTTTAAACGGGCGAAAGAACGACTGAGAATGTCGTTCAACATATCGAGAAAGTTTAAAAAGATTCAAGCTGAAAAGGAGGCGAACAATGACAATGTTTTCataaagaagaaagataagaaaacaaagaagaaggtgaagacaaAAGATAAAGTACTGAAGGAAGTGACAACCTATACAAGGACGCACATTCGTCAATCGTCTACAATATCAGATATTCCTTGCCAAAAAACTGAGATTACCCTTCGTGAAGGGGAGATCTGGgagtcaaagaaaataaaagagaagaatggTGAGTCACGTCATATTGAATCCCATCTTAGCATTAAGGAAAGTTCAGACAATTCAAGCTCGAAAGGACTGCCATCATCTCTTAATAAATTAAAATCCCTTCACAGAAATGGGAAGAAAACGCTCTCTCTTGGGAGAAAAG AAAGCACTGAGCAGAAGGATATTATTCAAAACATCCATCGCCGAACAGCATCTGAAGGCAATGATAAAGCTATACATGTAATCAAAGAAGAAAGTAAGGATAATAAAGATAGCACTACCACAAATGTTCTCAATGAGATTATAGCATTAGAAAATGAAACTGGGAACGACTATCCACTTATTGAGACTTCGGCTCCACGAAAAAATTTGCATCTGAACATTAATCCAGTTTTTACCAGTGATCTTCCAGATCGaggaaattttgaatttaaggCTGAACACGTTGAGAAAGTAACGACTGTTTGTACACCAGATGGTCTGACTCAACGCAGATCATCTGTTGAGCATTATGAGCATCTCAGTGACTGTGATAATACTGAAGTTAATAATG ATAGAGAACTTGATGAAATTGATGGTGCTGTCGGTGGAGTTATGTCTTCTGAACCTAGCGATGAGCAATCGAAAACTGATATGTTTAAACGAGTGGCTGATAAACTGATGACTCTCGCTGATACACAGACATCAGCATCTGATTCAGAAGGTGCTTGTGCTAGACCACGTCCAATTGATGGAATCCAAT CACCAGAACTGAGTGACTTAGAGAAAGAACTTGTGGAGTACATTCTTTCTATAAAAACCTCT AGTCAGTTCCCAAGTGAAGCTGTCATAGACATACTTAAACAACTTACCTATCAGAATTTCAAAGAGACTTTTGAAGCATACTCTAAAGACAAGAGTGGATTACAAGAGGTGGCAgctctcttcttcctttccaaGGCAGCTATCAACCTTGTTGGACCTTTTCGTGCAATGGCTTCCCAGATAAAAGAACTAACTCTGCGATACTTTGAGGATAAGTGTGCAGCATTCATTGTGGAGAAAGGTGGTTGG GATTCAGTTCTCGAAGACACAGATGAAGAACCTAAAGGAGAGTGA
- the LOC106873535 gene encoding uncharacterized protein LOC106873535 isoform X3: MRRILLDKSGSKMVGKRRRQSTIPMVKQEANAILEEFLKRHQESLTSITPMNSVYQKVSELEVFEEKPNFKRRASYRKASQESILSDDSFHSMTKTEITYENTAPLASDEECSSSIESPSSAPGFLCNSSKLRHSSSNSSSSSSDNDSRVRRKKSLFKRAKERLRMSFNISRKFKKIQAEKEANNDNVFIKKKDKKTKKKVKTKDKVLKEVTTYTRTHIRQSSTISDIPCQKTEITLREGEIWESKKIKEKNGESRHIESHLSIKESSDNSSSKGLPSSLNKLKSLHRNGKKTLSLGRKESTEQKDIIQNIHRRTASEGNDKAIHVIKEESKDNKDSTTTNVLNEIIALENETGNDYPLIETSAPRKNLHLNINPVFTSDLPDRGNFEFKAEHVEKVTTVCTPDGLTQRRSSVEHYEHLSDCDNTEVNNDRELDEIDGAVGGVMSSEPSDEQSKTDMFKRVADKLMTLADTQTSASDSEGACARPRPIDGIQSPELSDLEKELVEYILSIKTSSQFPSEAVIDILKQLTYQNFKETFEAYSKDKSGLQEVAALFFLSKAAINLVGPFRAMASQIKELTLRYFEDKCAAFIVEKGGWDSVLEDTDEEPKGE; encoded by the exons ATGAGGAGGATATTACTGGACAAAAGTGG ctCCAAGATGGTTGGGAAAAGGCGTAGGCAGTCAACCATTCCTATGGTTAAACAAGAAGCTAATGCTATCTTGGAAGAGTTCTTGAAGAGGCATCAAGAAAGCCTCACATCTATAACTCCAATGAACTCAGTTTACCAAAAAGTTTCAGAACTCGAAGTCTTTGAGGAGAAACCAAATTTCAAGCGCCGAGCCAGTTACAGAAAAGCATCACAAGAATCCATTTTAAGTGATGACAGTTTCCATTCAAtgacaaaaactgaaattacTTATGAAAATACTGCTCCTCTTGCAAGCGATGAGGAATGTAGTTCGAGTATTGAGTCACCATCGTCGGCTCCTGGCTTTCTTTGTAATTCTTCTAAACTTCGGCATTCCTCAAGTAATTCATCGTCGTCTAGCTCTGATAATGACTCGAGAGTACGTCGTAAGAAGAGCTTGTTTAAACGGGCGAAAGAACGACTGAGAATGTCGTTCAACATATCGAGAAAGTTTAAAAAGATTCAAGCTGAAAAGGAGGCGAACAATGACAATGTTTTCataaagaagaaagataagaaaacaaagaagaaggtgaagacaaAAGATAAAGTACTGAAGGAAGTGACAACCTATACAAGGACGCACATTCGTCAATCGTCTACAATATCAGATATTCCTTGCCAAAAAACTGAGATTACCCTTCGTGAAGGGGAGATCTGGgagtcaaagaaaataaaagagaagaatggTGAGTCACGTCATATTGAATCCCATCTTAGCATTAAGGAAAGTTCAGACAATTCAAGCTCGAAAGGACTGCCATCATCTCTTAATAAATTAAAATCCCTTCACAGAAATGGGAAGAAAACGCTCTCTCTTGGGAGAAAAG AAAGCACTGAGCAGAAGGATATTATTCAAAACATCCATCGCCGAACAGCATCTGAAGGCAATGATAAAGCTATACATGTAATCAAAGAAGAAAGTAAGGATAATAAAGATAGCACTACCACAAATGTTCTCAATGAGATTATAGCATTAGAAAATGAAACTGGGAACGACTATCCACTTATTGAGACTTCGGCTCCACGAAAAAATTTGCATCTGAACATTAATCCAGTTTTTACCAGTGATCTTCCAGATCGaggaaattttgaatttaaggCTGAACACGTTGAGAAAGTAACGACTGTTTGTACACCAGATGGTCTGACTCAACGCAGATCATCTGTTGAGCATTATGAGCATCTCAGTGACTGTGATAATACTGAAGTTAATAATG ATAGAGAACTTGATGAAATTGATGGTGCTGTCGGTGGAGTTATGTCTTCTGAACCTAGCGATGAGCAATCGAAAACTGATATGTTTAAACGAGTGGCTGATAAACTGATGACTCTCGCTGATACACAGACATCAGCATCTGATTCAGAAGGTGCTTGTGCTAGACCACGTCCAATTGATGGAATCCAAT CACCAGAACTGAGTGACTTAGAGAAAGAACTTGTGGAGTACATTCTTTCTATAAAAACCTCT AGTCAGTTCCCAAGTGAAGCTGTCATAGACATACTTAAACAACTTACCTATCAGAATTTCAAAGAGACTTTTGAAGCATACTCTAAAGACAAGAGTGGATTACAAGAGGTGGCAgctctcttcttcctttccaaGGCAGCTATCAACCTTGTTGGACCTTTTCGTGCAATGGCTTCCCAGATAAAAGAACTAACTCTGCGATACTTTGAGGATAAGTGTGCAGCATTCATTGTGGAGAAAGGTGGTTGG GATTCAGTTCTCGAAGACACAGATGAAGAACCTAAAGGAGAGTGA